One segment of Mycolicibacterium sp. YH-1 DNA contains the following:
- a CDS encoding DUF5642 family protein, whose translation MSRTWVALMSVVLLAACSSGSDAASGDIAKVVDLASSFGPEFKVTEVDPTGIDPRLLAPQSLPPGVTFDPADCAKFATGLAVPEGLKGNMAAVTAEGAGNRFITIALETSEEIPLPEPGEGCHKVAFAGQGSRGLVEVAESPTISDARTLGTHRVVQTMVNGKPAAGELYNYVAGFGQYLVIVTANPLVLPDKPVGQVDTQRARDLLVSAVAAIRGS comes from the coding sequence ATGTCGAGGACGTGGGTGGCCCTGATGAGTGTCGTGTTGCTCGCGGCATGCTCGAGCGGATCCGATGCGGCGTCGGGAGATATCGCCAAGGTCGTCGACCTGGCATCGAGCTTCGGCCCCGAGTTCAAGGTGACCGAGGTGGATCCGACGGGCATTGACCCGCGTCTGCTTGCGCCGCAATCGCTTCCGCCGGGCGTCACCTTCGATCCGGCCGACTGCGCCAAGTTCGCCACGGGTCTGGCGGTACCCGAGGGTCTCAAGGGCAATATGGCCGCGGTCACGGCCGAGGGTGCGGGAAACCGGTTCATCACCATTGCCCTCGAGACATCCGAGGAGATCCCGCTGCCCGAGCCGGGCGAGGGCTGCCACAAGGTCGCCTTCGCGGGGCAGGGCTCCCGTGGTCTCGTCGAGGTGGCCGAGTCGCCGACCATCTCCGACGCCCGCACCCTGGGCACGCATCGCGTCGTGCAGACGATGGTGAACGGCAAGCCCGCCGCGGGCGAGCTCTACAACTACGTTGCCGGCTTCGGTCAGTACCTGGTGATCGTCACCGCCAACCCCCTGGTGCTCCCCGACAAGCCCGTGGGTCAGGTGGACACTCAGCGGGCCCGCGACCTGTTGGTGTCGGCCGTCGCCGCCATCCGCGGGTCCTAG
- a CDS encoding alpha-ketoglutarate-dependent dioxygenase AlkB — MSLSVQGSLFDCAERRSLGDGAWIDVRAGWLGDNDELFDELMASIPWRAERRQMYDRVLDVPRLVSFHDLTAEPPPHPGLARLRVRLNDIYARDMGEPFTTAGMCLYRDETDSVAWHGDTVGRSSTEDTTVAIVSLGATRVFAMRPRAGGPSLRLPQGHGDLLVMGGSCQRTWEHAVPKTARPKGPRISIQFRVRDVR; from the coding sequence GTGTCCTTGTCGGTTCAGGGGTCTCTCTTCGACTGCGCCGAGCGGCGTAGCCTCGGCGACGGTGCGTGGATCGACGTCCGCGCCGGTTGGCTGGGTGACAACGACGAACTCTTCGACGAGCTGATGGCGTCGATACCGTGGCGCGCCGAGCGTCGACAGATGTATGACCGCGTACTGGACGTCCCCCGTCTCGTCAGCTTCCACGACCTCACCGCCGAACCTCCCCCGCATCCGGGCCTCGCCAGGCTGCGCGTGCGTCTCAACGACATCTACGCGCGCGATATGGGCGAGCCCTTCACCACCGCCGGCATGTGCCTGTACCGCGACGAGACCGACAGCGTGGCGTGGCACGGTGACACCGTCGGCCGCAGCAGCACCGAGGACACCACGGTCGCCATCGTCAGCCTCGGCGCGACAAGGGTTTTCGCCATGCGGCCCCGCGCGGGTGGCCCCTCGCTTCGACTGCCCCAGGGGCACGGTGACCTGCTGGTCATGGGCGGCTCGTGTCAGCGCACGTGGGAGCACGCGGTGCCGAAGACCGCCCGGCCCAAAGGCCCCCGGATCAGCATCCAGTTCCGCGTACGCGACGTGCGCTAG
- the soxR gene encoding redox-sensitive transcriptional activator SoxR yields METIELTPGEMSHRSGVAVSALHFYEREGLIHCRRTSGNQRRYARETLRRVAFIRMSQRLGIPLARIREALATLPTDRVPTSKDWARLSATWRADLDERILHMQRLRDNLTGCIGCGCLSLKTCSLANPGDVLAEQGPGAANL; encoded by the coding sequence ATGGAGACAATCGAACTGACACCGGGTGAGATGTCACACCGCAGCGGGGTGGCGGTCTCCGCGCTGCACTTCTACGAACGCGAGGGCCTGATCCACTGCAGGCGCACGTCGGGCAACCAGCGGCGTTACGCCCGCGAGACCCTTCGCCGCGTGGCGTTCATCCGGATGTCGCAGCGGCTCGGCATCCCGCTGGCCCGCATCCGAGAGGCCCTGGCGACGCTCCCGACGGACCGCGTCCCGACGAGCAAGGACTGGGCGCGCCTGTCCGCGACCTGGCGCGCCGATCTCGACGAGCGGATCCTGCACATGCAACGCCTCCGCGACAACCTCACCGGCTGCATCGGCTGCGGTTGCCTGAGCCTCAAGACATGCTCGCTGGCGAACCCGGGCGACGTCCTGGCCGAGCAGGGTCCCGGGGCGGCCAATCTGTGA
- the arcA gene encoding arginine deiminase — MTSTIVEVRIGVTVLDVTETQLGVDSEVGTLRAVIVHRPGAELQRLTPRNNDRLLFDGLPWVAKAQQEHDAFTALLRARGVEVLLLADLLTEALSSGAARMHGISAAVDARRLGQPLAQELSAYLRSLEAGPLAHVLMAGMTFNELPHGELSLVRRMHHGGDFVIDPLPNLLFTRDSSFWIGPRVAITSLALPARIRETSLTDLVYAHHPRFLGVRRAYESRSAPVEGGDVLLLGQGVVAVGVGERTTPAGAEALARSLFDDDLAHTVLAVPIAQERAQMHLDTVCTMVDVDTVVMYPNIVDSLSAFTIHRAPGGVRIDDAQPFVRAAAEAMGIEELRVIDTGLDPVTAEREQWDDGNNTLALAPGVVVAYERNSETNARLADSGIEVLAIAASELGTGRGGPRCMACPAARDPL, encoded by the coding sequence ATGACCTCAACGATAGTTGAGGTGCGAATTGGCGTTACGGTGCTAGACGTGACGGAAACGCAGCTGGGCGTCGATTCGGAGGTCGGCACGCTGCGCGCCGTCATCGTGCACCGGCCGGGTGCAGAGCTGCAGCGACTGACACCGCGCAACAACGACAGGCTGCTTTTCGACGGCCTGCCGTGGGTGGCCAAGGCGCAGCAGGAACACGACGCGTTCACCGCGCTGCTGCGTGCCCGAGGCGTCGAGGTGCTGCTCCTGGCCGACCTGCTGACCGAGGCGCTGTCCAGTGGAGCGGCCCGCATGCACGGCATATCGGCGGCCGTCGATGCGCGTCGCCTGGGACAGCCCCTGGCGCAGGAACTCTCGGCCTACCTGCGCTCGCTCGAGGCAGGCCCGCTTGCACACGTGCTGATGGCCGGCATGACCTTCAACGAGTTGCCGCACGGTGAGCTCTCGCTCGTGCGGCGCATGCACCACGGCGGTGACTTCGTCATCGATCCGCTGCCCAACCTGCTGTTCACCCGCGACTCGTCGTTCTGGATCGGGCCGCGGGTGGCGATCACCTCGCTGGCCCTGCCCGCCCGCATCCGCGAGACCTCGCTGACCGACCTGGTGTACGCGCACCATCCGCGATTCCTCGGTGTGCGCCGGGCCTATGAGTCGCGCTCCGCGCCGGTCGAGGGCGGTGACGTCCTTCTGCTGGGGCAGGGTGTGGTGGCCGTCGGGGTGGGGGAGCGCACCACGCCCGCGGGTGCGGAGGCGCTGGCGCGCAGCCTGTTCGACGACGATCTCGCGCACACCGTGCTGGCGGTGCCGATCGCCCAGGAACGCGCCCAGATGCACCTCGACACCGTGTGCACCATGGTCGACGTCGACACCGTCGTGATGTACCCGAACATCGTCGACTCCCTGTCGGCGTTCACGATTCACCGCGCCCCGGGTGGCGTGCGGATCGATGACGCGCAGCCGTTCGTCAGGGCGGCTGCCGAGGCGATGGGCATCGAGGAGCTGCGCGTCATCGACACCGGCCTCGATCCCGTGACCGCCGAGCGCGAGCAGTGGGATGACGGCAACAACACGCTGGCCCTGGCGCCCGGCGTTGTCGTCGCCTACGAGCGCAACTCCGAGACCAATGCGCGGCTGGCGGATTCGGGTATCGAGGTGCTGGCGATCGCCGCCTCGGAGTTGGGCACCGGCCGCGGCGGTCCGCGGTGCATGGCGTGCCCCGCCGCCCGCGACCCGCTCTAG
- a CDS encoding type IV toxin-antitoxin system AbiEi family antitoxin: MREIFVGSERLASGGLTRSQLRWNYSSIFPGVYLPKTAITDLRSRIAGAWLWSGRDGIIAGRAAASLHGAKWIDDVTPIELIGGRDRSPNGIIMRNERIDADEVVEIGGMLVTSPARTALDLGRHLPRDDAVRHLDALAGACNVTAAEALSLTSRHRRARGLRRAGIALDLMDAGGQSPRETRLRLWYIDAGFPRPTTQIHVTDGFANAFLDMGWEEPMVGADYDGEEHRSSRPRYVHDIGRNELVRRQGWIDLHVVAEHSRRFVITRTADAFARRGHHVKLR, encoded by the coding sequence ATGCGCGAGATCTTCGTCGGCAGCGAGCGACTGGCCAGCGGCGGCCTGACGCGGAGCCAGCTGCGCTGGAACTACTCGTCGATCTTCCCGGGCGTCTACCTGCCGAAGACTGCCATCACCGACTTGCGATCGCGGATCGCCGGCGCCTGGTTGTGGTCGGGTCGCGACGGGATCATCGCCGGACGCGCGGCGGCGTCGTTGCACGGTGCGAAGTGGATCGACGATGTCACGCCGATCGAACTCATTGGGGGACGCGACCGCTCGCCGAACGGCATCATCATGCGCAACGAGAGGATCGACGCCGACGAGGTCGTCGAGATCGGCGGGATGCTGGTGACCTCACCCGCACGCACCGCACTCGACCTCGGCCGCCACCTTCCGCGCGATGACGCGGTTCGACATCTCGATGCTCTGGCGGGGGCCTGCAACGTCACCGCAGCCGAAGCGCTCTCGCTGACCTCCCGGCATCGTCGGGCGCGTGGACTCCGTCGCGCGGGAATCGCACTCGACCTGATGGACGCCGGCGGACAATCGCCAAGGGAGACCCGACTGCGACTGTGGTACATCGACGCCGGCTTTCCTCGACCCACCACGCAGATACACGTCACCGATGGCTTCGCGAACGCGTTCCTCGACATGGGTTGGGAGGAGCCCATGGTCGGCGCCGACTACGACGGCGAAGAACACCGCAGTAGTCGCCCTCGCTACGTCCACGACATCGGCCGCAACGAACTCGTCAGGCGCCAGGGCTGGATCGACCTGCACGTCGTGGCCGAACACTCGCGGCGATTCGTCATCACGCGGACCGCAGATGCGTTCGCGCGACGCGGCCATCACGTGAAACTGCGCTGA
- a CDS encoding phospholipid carrier-dependent glycosyltransferase, producing the protein MPVPDFGPLDRMQGWVMTAVITALAAITRFLNLGSPTDGGTPIFDEKHYAPQAYQILGNHGVEDNPGYGLVVHPPVGKLLMAAGEAIFGYNGLGWRFSGAVCGVVIVLLVARIVRRMTRSTLIGGIAGLLIIADGVSFVSARTALLDVFLVVFVVAAFGALIVDRDQMRERMHIALLEGRIGETAWGPRLGVRWWRFGAGVLLGLAFATKWSGLYFILFFGLMTLAFDVAARRQYRVPRPWLGTLRRDLGPTVYAMGLIPLGVYLASFAGWFASETGAYRHEEGRTIGDDGLLPNAIRSLWHYTYSVYTFHSGLTNADGNHHPWESKPWTWPMSLRPVLYAIDQDNIAGCGAQSCVKAVMLAGTPAMWFIAVPVLGWAIWRAFVKRDWRYAAVLVGYFAGFLPWFADIDRQMYFFYAAPMAPFLVMAIALILGDILYAPRQNAERHTLGLFVVCFYVAAVITNFAWMFPILTGLPISQATWHMQIWLPSWR; encoded by the coding sequence ATGCCGGTGCCGGACTTCGGCCCGCTGGACCGCATGCAGGGCTGGGTCATGACGGCCGTGATCACGGCACTGGCAGCCATCACTCGGTTCCTCAACCTCGGTTCGCCCACCGACGGCGGCACGCCGATCTTCGACGAGAAGCACTACGCGCCGCAGGCGTATCAGATTCTGGGCAACCACGGCGTCGAGGACAATCCCGGCTACGGCCTGGTGGTCCATCCGCCGGTCGGCAAGCTGCTCATGGCCGCAGGCGAGGCCATCTTCGGCTACAACGGGCTGGGCTGGCGGTTCAGCGGCGCGGTCTGCGGTGTCGTCATCGTGCTGCTCGTGGCGCGCATCGTGCGCCGCATGACGCGCTCCACACTCATCGGCGGCATCGCCGGGCTGCTGATCATCGCCGATGGCGTCAGCTTCGTGTCGGCACGGACCGCGCTGCTCGACGTGTTCCTGGTGGTCTTCGTGGTGGCGGCGTTCGGTGCGCTGATCGTCGACCGCGACCAGATGCGGGAGCGCATGCACATCGCGCTGCTGGAGGGCCGCATCGGCGAGACGGCATGGGGTCCGCGGCTGGGCGTGCGCTGGTGGCGCTTCGGTGCGGGCGTGCTGCTGGGCCTTGCCTTCGCGACCAAGTGGTCGGGGTTGTACTTCATCCTGTTCTTCGGCCTGATGACGCTGGCGTTCGATGTCGCGGCTCGACGCCAGTACCGGGTACCGCGGCCGTGGTTGGGGACGTTGCGCCGCGATCTCGGCCCGACGGTGTACGCGATGGGCCTCATCCCGCTGGGCGTGTACCTTGCGTCGTTCGCGGGATGGTTCGCCTCCGAGACCGGGGCCTATCGGCACGAGGAGGGCCGCACGATCGGTGACGACGGGTTGCTGCCCAACGCGATCCGGTCACTGTGGCACTACACGTACTCGGTGTACACCTTCCACTCCGGGCTGACCAACGCCGACGGCAACCACCATCCGTGGGAGTCCAAGCCGTGGACGTGGCCGATGTCGCTGCGGCCCGTGCTGTACGCGATCGATCAGGACAACATCGCGGGATGCGGCGCCCAGTCCTGCGTCAAGGCCGTCATGCTGGCAGGCACGCCGGCCATGTGGTTCATCGCAGTGCCGGTGCTGGGCTGGGCGATTTGGCGGGCCTTCGTCAAGCGAGACTGGCGTTACGCCGCGGTCCTGGTGGGCTACTTCGCGGGGTTCCTGCCGTGGTTCGCCGACATCGACCGGCAGATGTACTTCTTCTACGCCGCGCCGATGGCCCCGTTCCTGGTGATGGCGATCGCGCTGATCCTCGGCGACATCCTGTACGCGCCAAGGCAAAATGCGGAGAGACACACCCTCGGCCTGTTCGTGGTGTGCTTCTACGTCGCGGCGGTCATCACAAACTTCGCCTGGATGTTCCCCATTCTCACCGGCCTGCCGATCTCCCAGGCGACGTGGCACATGCAGATCTGGTTACCGTCCTGGCGCTAG
- the rsmI gene encoding 16S rRNA (cytidine(1402)-2'-O)-methyltransferase, with amino-acid sequence MTDGRLLLAATPLGQVGDASARLIEALGSADVIAAEDTRRVRGLAQSLDVKPEGRIVSFFDQNEASRVPWLIEEITGGATVLVVSDAGMPLISDPGYRLVSACADAGLTVSCLPGPSAVTTALAVSGLASDRFCFEGFAPRKHSARLTWLAALAKEQRTCVFFESPRRLGELLRDAVEALGADRRAVVCRELTKTHEEVKRGSLAELADWAADGVLGEITVVLAGAVPSADPDAMVAEVIALVDDGMRVKDACAQVVAANPGAPSRRELYDAVLRARD; translated from the coding sequence GTGACAGATGGCCGACTGCTGCTGGCAGCCACACCGTTGGGCCAGGTCGGCGACGCCTCGGCGCGTCTGATCGAGGCATTGGGCAGCGCCGACGTGATCGCCGCCGAGGACACCCGGCGTGTTCGTGGGCTGGCCCAGTCGCTCGATGTGAAGCCCGAGGGGCGCATCGTCAGCTTCTTCGACCAGAACGAGGCCTCGAGGGTGCCGTGGCTGATCGAGGAGATCACCGGCGGCGCGACGGTACTGGTCGTCAGCGATGCAGGCATGCCGCTCATCAGCGATCCCGGGTACCGACTGGTCTCCGCGTGCGCCGACGCCGGACTGACGGTGAGCTGTCTGCCGGGTCCGTCGGCGGTGACGACGGCGCTGGCCGTCTCGGGCCTGGCATCGGACCGGTTCTGCTTCGAGGGTTTCGCGCCGCGTAAGCACTCCGCGCGCCTGACGTGGCTGGCCGCTCTGGCCAAGGAACAACGCACATGCGTCTTCTTCGAGTCGCCGCGTCGGCTGGGTGAACTCCTGCGCGACGCCGTCGAGGCCCTTGGCGCGGACCGTCGCGCCGTCGTGTGCCGCGAGCTGACCAAGACCCACGAGGAGGTCAAGCGGGGCTCACTGGCCGAGCTCGCCGACTGGGCCGCCGACGGTGTGCTCGGTGAGATCACCGTCGTCCTGGCGGGCGCCGTGCCGAGTGCCGACCCCGACGCGATGGTCGCCGAGGTCATCGCGCTGGTGGACGACGGGATGCGGGTCAAGGACGCCTGCGCTCAGGTGGTGGCCGCCAACCCGGGTGCCCCGTCACGGCGTGAGTTGTACGACGCCGTCCTGCGCGCTCGCGATTAG
- a CDS encoding aminodeoxychorismate synthase component I has product MHVEPLPDPGNAPAVLRALTAATSRLGLPPPAALTGDWFGSRAVIAPSVDVAPVGVDEVFDVAPGAQTGVVGGGWIGYLSYPDPGADGRGPTIPVAAGGWTDSVLRQDVGGRWWYESLSGAALPGWIADALRAPPDVRPYHLDWQAPDRATHRSGVAACLEAIRAGEVYQACVCTQFVGRIDGAPVDLFADSVARTAPARAAFVTGDWGAVASLSPELFLCRRGHDVTSSPIKGTLPLDQPPAALRASVKDVAENVMIVDLVRNDLGRVAVTGSVTVPELLVVRPAPGVWHLVSTVTARVDVDLPMAAVLDATFPPASVTGTPKTRARQLLATWERARRGIYCGTVGLASPVAGCELNVAIRTVEFGADGSAVLGVGGGITADSDPDREWEECLHKAAAIVGADRIGELIASAQDGVVQLTP; this is encoded by the coding sequence GTGCACGTCGAGCCGCTGCCGGACCCGGGTAACGCCCCGGCGGTGCTGCGCGCTCTGACCGCGGCCACGTCCCGGCTCGGACTGCCGCCACCGGCGGCGCTGACCGGTGACTGGTTCGGCTCCCGCGCCGTGATCGCCCCCAGCGTCGACGTCGCACCAGTCGGTGTCGACGAGGTGTTCGATGTCGCGCCCGGCGCCCAGACCGGTGTTGTCGGCGGCGGATGGATCGGCTACCTGTCCTATCCGGATCCCGGTGCCGACGGCCGCGGCCCCACCATCCCGGTCGCCGCGGGCGGGTGGACGGACAGCGTGCTACGCCAGGACGTCGGCGGCCGATGGTGGTACGAAAGCCTCTCCGGTGCAGCACTTCCCGGCTGGATCGCCGACGCGCTCCGCGCGCCGCCGGACGTCCGTCCCTACCACCTCGACTGGCAGGCGCCGGACCGCGCCACCCACCGCAGCGGGGTGGCCGCCTGCCTGGAGGCCATCCGCGCGGGCGAGGTCTACCAGGCCTGCGTATGCACCCAGTTCGTCGGGCGGATCGACGGTGCGCCCGTCGACCTGTTCGCCGACTCTGTGGCCCGCACCGCACCCGCCCGCGCGGCGTTCGTCACGGGTGACTGGGGTGCGGTGGCATCGCTGTCGCCCGAGCTGTTCCTGTGCCGACGGGGCCACGACGTCACGTCGAGCCCCATCAAGGGCACGCTGCCGCTGGACCAGCCGCCGGCGGCGCTGCGCGCGTCGGTCAAGGACGTCGCCGAGAACGTGATGATCGTCGACCTGGTCCGCAATGACCTCGGTCGCGTCGCGGTCACGGGCTCGGTGACGGTGCCCGAGCTGCTGGTGGTACGCCCCGCGCCGGGTGTGTGGCACCTGGTGTCGACGGTGACGGCGCGCGTCGACGTCGACCTGCCGATGGCCGCGGTGCTCGACGCGACGTTCCCGCCCGCCTCCGTCACCGGCACCCCGAAGACCCGCGCCCGCCAACTGCTCGCGACGTGGGAGCGGGCGAGACGCGGAATCTATTGCGGGACAGTCGGGCTGGCCTCGCCAGTCGCCGGCTGCGAACTGAACGTCGCGATCCGCACGGTGGAGTTCGGCGCCGACGGCTCGGCGGTGCTGGGTGTCGGCGGCGGCATCACGGCCGATTCCGACCCCGACCGCGAGTGGGAGGAGTGCCTGCACAAGGCCGCGGCGATCGTCGGCGCCGACCGCATCGGGGAGCTAATCGCGAGCGCGCAGGACGGCGTCGTACAACTCACGCCGTGA
- a CDS encoding MFS transporter, with product MARDSVPEARPRRAALAALAGTSIEWYDFFIYATAAALVFREVFFPPDMDPVLGTIVAFGTTSFGYLGRPLGAFIFGYFGDRFGRKPVLISTLLLMGIGTVGIGLLPSYESVGAIAPLLLITLRLLQGVAMGGEWGGAALLAIEHAPADRRAFFGSFAQLGSSVGATLSAAVFAVSAHIGDGLAAGSWRIPFLLSAVLVVVGLIVRLVVGESPEFARARAAQELSATPVAEVFRSPRPLLIGLGAMLVATGGYYVTSSFFLAYASEEAGVPVDLLLNALIIGGLFEMVFVPLAGWLGDKWKPQYVVVVGLIGIAVVSVPLYLLAHTGSFLVITAMLVVTALFTGFNYGPIAAVLASIFPVRVRYTGTSLAYQGAALTAGALTPIVLPTLLGMSAGSPILIFGYLAVLCVAAASCVLATRKLSVLVGTTKEAVA from the coding sequence GTGGCGAGAGATTCGGTCCCAGAAGCGCGGCCACGGCGGGCGGCATTGGCCGCCCTCGCCGGAACCAGCATCGAGTGGTACGACTTCTTCATCTACGCGACGGCCGCGGCGCTCGTCTTCCGAGAAGTGTTCTTCCCCCCTGACATGGATCCGGTGCTCGGCACCATCGTCGCGTTTGGCACCACGTCCTTCGGCTACCTGGGCCGGCCGCTCGGCGCCTTCATCTTCGGCTACTTCGGTGACCGATTCGGTCGAAAGCCCGTGCTCATCAGCACCCTGCTGTTGATGGGCATCGGCACGGTGGGCATCGGTCTGCTGCCGTCCTATGAGTCAGTCGGCGCCATCGCACCGCTGCTCCTCATAACCCTTCGCCTGCTGCAGGGCGTGGCAATGGGCGGCGAGTGGGGTGGTGCGGCGCTGTTGGCGATCGAGCACGCCCCGGCTGACCGTCGCGCGTTCTTCGGGTCGTTCGCCCAGCTCGGCTCCTCGGTGGGTGCGACGCTGTCCGCCGCGGTGTTCGCCGTTTCTGCACATATCGGCGACGGCCTTGCCGCCGGCTCGTGGCGGATACCGTTCCTGCTGTCGGCCGTGCTCGTCGTCGTCGGGCTCATCGTCCGGCTGGTCGTCGGGGAGTCACCGGAGTTCGCCCGTGCGCGCGCTGCCCAGGAACTCTCGGCGACGCCCGTGGCAGAGGTGTTCCGGTCACCGCGGCCCCTGCTCATCGGATTGGGCGCGATGCTCGTGGCGACGGGCGGTTACTACGTCACATCGTCGTTCTTCCTCGCTTACGCATCCGAGGAGGCCGGAGTACCCGTCGACCTGTTGCTCAACGCGCTGATCATCGGTGGCCTCTTCGAGATGGTGTTCGTTCCCCTCGCCGGTTGGCTCGGTGACAAGTGGAAGCCGCAATACGTGGTGGTGGTCGGTCTCATCGGGATCGCCGTCGTCTCGGTGCCGCTGTATCTGCTCGCACACACCGGCTCGTTCCTGGTGATCACGGCGATGCTGGTGGTGACGGCCCTGTTCACCGGATTCAACTACGGACCGATCGCGGCGGTACTCGCCAGCATCTTCCCAGTTCGAGTGCGCTACACGGGAACATCGCTGGCCTACCAGGGTGCGGCCCTGACGGCCGGCGCGTTGACGCCGATCGTGCTGCCCACCCTGCTCGGAATGTCGGCTGGTTCGCCGATCCTGATCTTCGGCTACCTCGCGGTGCTGTGCGTCGCGGCCGCCAGTTGCGTGCTGGCAACGCGGAAGCTCTCCGTCCTGGTCGGTACGACGAAGGAAGCGGTTGCATGA
- a CDS encoding amidohydrolase — MTSDLNEVLIVGGVIRPHASDAAVAAMLIRGERIVAVGTEAECRSQAAGEVDVIDIDGATVLPGFVDAHCHPLMHGQFASWVDCSWEAAPTIDDVVAALAERAAHQPGAVRGRGFHHGNVAEARLLTRHDLDRVAQDREVLVFHSSGHGAMANSATLLAMGVTADTPDPPGGHFGREPDGTPDGTVWDAAADWLTGRHGVKITNNGPNFHLSDDAAALDAQLLAAQAEMHSRGVTTIVDAQVTARELSAYLRANKAGALTMRAELLMISSLIGELENLGICGRFGDDRLAIAGVKLYADGALTAGTARFSEPYCCSPDDFGYLYHPNGELAELIARVTALGLQAATHAQGDAAIQLVLDAHAGLPAPTRDARHRIEHFGGPTEEQVHRCRDLELWPITQPQYLLRYGDELTGALGERAQRLTPLGEIRDAGVPVVLSSDAPVCPPHPLEAVAAAVQRRTLSGQRLGSDAQCLTVEQALRAHTLTAAASAHREHAVGSLEEGKFADFVVLARDPLTVEAGELAGIDVEATWVSGRKVFGRSHSSLIS; from the coding sequence ATGACAAGCGATCTCAACGAGGTGCTGATCGTCGGGGGCGTCATCCGGCCACACGCGAGTGATGCTGCGGTAGCGGCGATGCTGATACGCGGCGAACGCATTGTCGCGGTGGGGACCGAAGCCGAGTGCCGCTCACAGGCCGCGGGCGAGGTTGATGTCATCGACATCGATGGAGCCACAGTGCTTCCGGGGTTCGTCGACGCCCACTGCCATCCGCTCATGCATGGGCAGTTCGCGTCATGGGTCGACTGCAGCTGGGAAGCCGCCCCGACGATTGACGACGTCGTCGCGGCACTCGCCGAGCGCGCTGCCCACCAACCTGGAGCGGTGCGCGGCAGGGGTTTTCACCACGGCAATGTGGCCGAGGCGCGACTGCTCACCCGCCACGATCTCGATCGCGTCGCCCAGGACCGGGAAGTGCTCGTCTTCCACTCGAGCGGGCACGGGGCCATGGCGAACAGTGCGACGCTGCTCGCGATGGGGGTCACGGCCGACACCCCCGATCCGCCCGGCGGGCACTTCGGTCGGGAGCCTGACGGCACGCCCGACGGCACCGTCTGGGATGCGGCGGCGGACTGGCTCACCGGGCGCCACGGCGTGAAGATCACCAACAACGGCCCGAACTTTCACCTTTCCGACGATGCCGCGGCACTCGATGCGCAACTGCTCGCCGCGCAGGCGGAGATGCACTCGCGCGGTGTCACCACGATCGTCGACGCGCAGGTGACGGCGCGCGAACTCAGCGCGTATCTGCGTGCGAACAAGGCCGGTGCGCTGACCATGCGCGCCGAGCTACTGATGATCTCGAGCCTGATCGGTGAACTCGAGAACCTGGGAATCTGCGGCCGTTTCGGCGACGACCGCCTCGCCATCGCAGGCGTGAAGCTCTACGCGGATGGCGCGCTCACCGCCGGCACCGCGCGCTTCTCGGAGCCGTACTGCTGCAGCCCCGACGACTTCGGCTACCTCTACCATCCGAACGGAGAACTCGCCGAACTCATTGCCCGGGTGACCGCGCTCGGCCTGCAGGCGGCAACGCATGCACAGGGCGACGCCGCGATCCAGTTGGTGCTCGACGCGCACGCCGGCCTGCCCGCGCCCACGCGCGACGCACGCCACCGGATCGAGCACTTCGGCGGTCCCACCGAGGAGCAGGTGCACCGTTGCCGCGATCTCGAGCTGTGGCCGATAACGCAGCCGCAGTACCTCCTGCGCTACGGCGACGAGTTGACCGGTGCGCTCGGCGAGCGTGCGCAGCGTCTGACCCCGCTCGGCGAGATCCGGGATGCGGGTGTCCCGGTGGTGCTGTCCTCGGATGCTCCGGTCTGCCCGCCGCATCCACTGGAGGCGGTGGCCGCCGCCGTCCAGCGTCGAACCCTGTCGGGACAGCGACTCGGGTCAGATGCCCAATGTCTCACCGTTGAGCAGGCTTTGCGGGCGCACACCCTGACGGCGGCGGCATCGGCGCACCGCGAGCATGCCGTCGGTTCCCTGGAGGAGGGAAAGTTCGCAGATTTCGTCGTGCTCGCCCGGGACCCGTTGACCGTCGAGGCCGGGGAACTCGCGGGAATCGACGTCGAGGCGACGTGGGTGAGCGGGCGAAAGGTGTTCGGCCGCAGTCATTCCTCGCTCATCAGCTGA